A genomic region of Magnolia sinica isolate HGM2019 chromosome 6, MsV1, whole genome shotgun sequence contains the following coding sequences:
- the LOC131248945 gene encoding transcription factor UNE12 isoform X2: MANPPDGLPDDFLEQILAMPSYHGNDGGNLSGTAMSLQLNSGDGSGQVTGGGFQPAVFPLGLSLEQGKGGFLKPEEESGSGKRFREDGAEAAKASGKMTFHGQATIGVVAVAPHPPPIRPRVRARRGQATDPHSIAERLRRERIAERMKALQELVPSSNKTDRAAMLDEIVDYVKFLRLQVKVLSMSRLGGAGAVAQLVADMPLPSIEGDVSEDGSNQQEWEKWSSDGTEQEVAKLMDEDVGAAMQFLQSKALCIMPISLAAAIYHTHQPDVPTIIKPEPNAPS, encoded by the exons ATGGCGAACCCGCCGGATGGCTTGCCTGACGACTTCCTCGAGCAGATCCTCGCCATGCCCTCCTACCACGGGAATGACGGGGGAAATCTCTCTGGAACGGCGATGAGCTTGCAGCTGAACTCCGGGGACGGGTCAGGCCAGGTCACCGGGGGCGGTTTTCAGCCAGCGGTTTTCCCGCTGGGGCTGAGCTTGGAGCAGGGAAAAGGCGGTTTTCTGAAACCGGAGGAGGAGTCTGGGAGTGGTAAGCGGTTTCGGGAAGATGGCGCGGAGGCCGCGAAGGCGTCTGGGAAGATG ACTTTCCATGGCCAAGCGACGATTGGTGTGGTTGCAGTTGCGCCGCACCCACCTCCCATCCGTCCGAGAGTTCGGGCAAGACGGGGGCAAGCCACTGATCCCCATAGCATTGCCGAGCGG CTGCGTCGGGAAAGAATAGCAGAAAGGATGAAGGCTTTGCAGGAACTGGTTCCCAGTTCCAACAAG ACAGATAGAGCAGCCATGCTTGATGAAATTGTGGATTATGTGAAGTTCTTAAGGCTCCAGGTCAAG GTTCTGAGCATGAGCAGACTGGGTGGAGCTGGTGCAGTGGCGCAGCTTGTAGCTGACATGCCATTGCCTTCCATTGAG GGGGACGTGAGCGAAGATGGGAGCAACCAACAAGAGTGGGAGAAGTGGTCGAGTGATGGAACGGAGCAGGAAGTAGCGAAGCTCATGGACGAGGACGTCGGGGCAGCCATGCAGTTCCTGCAGTCGAAGGCACTGTGTATCATGCCCATCTCACTCGCTGCAGCCATCTACCACACACATCAACCGGATGTTCCCACGATCATCAAGCCCGAGCCGAACGCCCCGTCATAG
- the LOC131248945 gene encoding transcription factor UNE12 isoform X1 gives MANPPDGLPDDFLEQILAMPSYHGNDGGNLSGTAMSLQLNSGDGSGQVTGGGFQPAVFPLGLSLEQGKGGFLKPEEESGSGKRFREDGAEAAKASGKMERDSGHLASLFPSFGHVQPHLIRPNHAQTFHGQATIGVVAVAPHPPPIRPRVRARRGQATDPHSIAERLRRERIAERMKALQELVPSSNKTDRAAMLDEIVDYVKFLRLQVKVLSMSRLGGAGAVAQLVADMPLPSIEGDVSEDGSNQQEWEKWSSDGTEQEVAKLMDEDVGAAMQFLQSKALCIMPISLAAAIYHTHQPDVPTIIKPEPNAPS, from the exons ATGGCGAACCCGCCGGATGGCTTGCCTGACGACTTCCTCGAGCAGATCCTCGCCATGCCCTCCTACCACGGGAATGACGGGGGAAATCTCTCTGGAACGGCGATGAGCTTGCAGCTGAACTCCGGGGACGGGTCAGGCCAGGTCACCGGGGGCGGTTTTCAGCCAGCGGTTTTCCCGCTGGGGCTGAGCTTGGAGCAGGGAAAAGGCGGTTTTCTGAAACCGGAGGAGGAGTCTGGGAGTGGTAAGCGGTTTCGGGAAGATGGCGCGGAGGCCGCGAAGGCGTCTGGGAAGATG GAAAGAGATTCCGGGCATCTGGCGAGTCTCTTCCCGTCGTTCGGACACGTGCAGCCTCATTTAATCCGACCTAATCATGCCCAG ACTTTCCATGGCCAAGCGACGATTGGTGTGGTTGCAGTTGCGCCGCACCCACCTCCCATCCGTCCGAGAGTTCGGGCAAGACGGGGGCAAGCCACTGATCCCCATAGCATTGCCGAGCGG CTGCGTCGGGAAAGAATAGCAGAAAGGATGAAGGCTTTGCAGGAACTGGTTCCCAGTTCCAACAAG ACAGATAGAGCAGCCATGCTTGATGAAATTGTGGATTATGTGAAGTTCTTAAGGCTCCAGGTCAAG GTTCTGAGCATGAGCAGACTGGGTGGAGCTGGTGCAGTGGCGCAGCTTGTAGCTGACATGCCATTGCCTTCCATTGAG GGGGACGTGAGCGAAGATGGGAGCAACCAACAAGAGTGGGAGAAGTGGTCGAGTGATGGAACGGAGCAGGAAGTAGCGAAGCTCATGGACGAGGACGTCGGGGCAGCCATGCAGTTCCTGCAGTCGAAGGCACTGTGTATCATGCCCATCTCACTCGCTGCAGCCATCTACCACACACATCAACCGGATGTTCCCACGATCATCAAGCCCGAGCCGAACGCCCCGTCATAG